One Actinospica robiniae DSM 44927 genomic region harbors:
- a CDS encoding acyl carrier protein, protein MTESRTESARAEEWPDAFAALVREALPDLPAEQAVTAESRLLDSGLDSVGAVALIGGIEDLFGIVLDEELLDPDLFSTAGYLWRTVRRRADADG, encoded by the coding sequence ATGACCGAATCGCGGACGGAATCGGCCCGTGCGGAGGAATGGCCCGACGCCTTCGCCGCGCTGGTGCGCGAGGCGCTGCCCGATCTGCCGGCCGAGCAGGCGGTGACGGCCGAGAGCCGCCTGCTGGACTCGGGCCTGGACTCCGTCGGCGCGGTGGCGCTGATCGGGGGAATCGAGGACCTGTTCGGAATCGTCCTCGACGAGGAACTGCTCGACCCCGACCTGTTCTCCACAGCCGGCTATCTCTGGCGGACGGTGCGCCGGCGCGCGGACGCGGACGGCTGA
- a CDS encoding amino acid adenylation domain-containing protein, which yields MSQRTGYGPVHQRVREQARRDPSARAVVDAEGSLSYGELDEASGRVAVALVAAGARPGDRICLLIPKSADTVAAILGVLRAGCVYVPLDPASPPARLAQVVRTAEPSILLARTDRAQLAADCLKELEPHERPGVLDLADALAAPVPADGAPDSPGAPNGLAYLLFTSGSTGLPKGVAIGHANVAHFVTWANEHFGLGPDDRVSGHSPLHFDLSVWDVFGALTAGAELHLVPDHVNLLPERIAAFIRDARLTQWFSVPSVLTSLAGRDVLSRVELPDLRRLIWCGEVFPASGVRYFAERLPHVRMANLYGPTEATIASSYYEIENRPWPEDAAVPLGLPVPGEQLRVCGPDGAPVPAGTIGDLYIGGAGLGPGYWRDPQRTAEAYHESPPGSEQRWYRTGDLASVDAAGLFHFHGRQDRQIKSRGHRIELDDIEVALSALPEVEQCAVIAVPDERSGQCEIAAVCVPAPGFQPTSAALRGALAQRLPPYMLPRTWKFVPKLPTNQSGKIDRRAVADTLGKPEPATAPENGERR from the coding sequence GTGTCGCAACGAACGGGGTACGGACCGGTGCACCAGCGGGTCCGGGAACAGGCGCGGCGCGATCCTTCCGCGCGGGCGGTGGTCGATGCCGAAGGCTCGCTCAGCTACGGGGAGCTGGACGAGGCGAGCGGGCGCGTGGCGGTGGCGCTGGTGGCCGCGGGCGCGCGGCCGGGCGACCGGATCTGCCTGCTGATTCCCAAGTCCGCCGACACCGTGGCGGCGATTCTGGGCGTGCTGCGGGCCGGCTGCGTCTACGTGCCGCTCGATCCGGCGAGCCCGCCCGCCCGGCTGGCGCAGGTCGTGCGCACCGCCGAGCCGAGCATCCTGCTCGCCCGGACGGACCGTGCGCAGCTGGCCGCGGACTGTCTCAAGGAACTGGAACCGCACGAGCGACCCGGCGTGCTCGACCTCGCCGACGCGCTCGCCGCGCCTGTGCCCGCGGACGGCGCCCCCGACTCGCCCGGTGCCCCGAACGGCCTGGCGTACCTACTGTTCACCTCCGGCTCCACCGGCCTGCCGAAGGGTGTTGCGATCGGCCACGCCAACGTCGCACACTTCGTGACCTGGGCGAACGAGCACTTCGGCCTCGGCCCGGACGACCGTGTGTCCGGCCACTCGCCGCTGCACTTCGACCTGTCCGTCTGGGATGTCTTCGGCGCCCTGACCGCCGGCGCCGAGCTGCACCTCGTACCCGACCATGTCAACCTACTGCCTGAACGCATAGCCGCCTTCATCCGCGATGCGCGGCTGACGCAGTGGTTCTCGGTGCCCAGCGTCCTGACCTCCCTGGCGGGCCGCGACGTGCTCTCGCGGGTCGAGCTGCCTGACCTCAGACGCCTGATCTGGTGCGGAGAGGTCTTCCCCGCGTCCGGCGTGCGCTATTTCGCCGAGCGGTTGCCGCACGTGCGGATGGCGAACCTGTACGGGCCGACCGAAGCGACCATCGCCAGCTCGTACTACGAGATCGAGAACCGGCCGTGGCCCGAGGACGCCGCCGTGCCGCTCGGTCTGCCGGTGCCCGGTGAGCAGCTGCGCGTGTGCGGGCCGGACGGCGCGCCGGTGCCGGCCGGGACGATCGGCGACCTGTACATCGGCGGCGCCGGACTCGGCCCGGGCTACTGGCGCGACCCGCAGCGCACCGCAGAGGCCTACCACGAGTCGCCTCCCGGATCGGAGCAGCGCTGGTACCGCACCGGCGACCTCGCGAGCGTCGACGCGGCAGGGCTCTTCCATTTCCACGGCAGGCAGGATCGACAGATCAAGTCGCGCGGCCACCGGATCGAGCTCGACGACATCGAGGTGGCGCTGAGCGCACTGCCCGAGGTCGAACAATGCGCTGTCATCGCGGTGCCGGACGAGCGGTCGGGGCAGTGCGAGATCGCCGCGGTCTGCGTGCCGGCGCCCGGCTTCCAGCCGACCTCGGCTGCCCTGCGCGGCGCCCTCGCCCAGCGACTGCCGCCCTACATGCTGCCGCGGACCTGGAAGTTCGTGCCGAAGCTGCCGACCAACCAGAGTGGCAAGATCGACCGGCGCGCGGTCGCGGACACGCTCGGGAAGCCCGAGCCCGCCACCGCGCCAGAGAACGGGGAGCGCAGATGA
- a CDS encoding condensation domain-containing protein codes for MSVERRGPLGGAQEYEWWKMQDPKLRSSDTSNVPVRLLPPRPIDEATARAAVLRLLERNEALRTTIELGPDNVPSQVVHAAAALEFDFLDDPTPHDHLYYCLDRAQAELDPSVFPAVTAAAIRHDGAVTEVLLVVAHCFVDGRSTTLLAAQFVDIINGLTGHADTDISGPQAQAQPLDCPDIERASTTTFWEQAAAIMPTSMFTPSREGLFDRHGAAYTTDRLPALLALVARRRATTPAVVYLATIHALLAAMSGGPRSVVRNHFAGRTKEQNDVVGCFHRILPIVVDVEDRPDLATLIGRVAGQSLRAHARAQTGFLQLREILALEERSRGALFAEGATVNFAFDDAYAQAAKAPEEELVTAIGESAGELELLMGRNETTADYRGFAGYLMVRIEDGVAKIQSSFNRYVFTPRQMRALLTGPEELLFALLDGEVTWPDVERLAGVEGPGRLRHAPTLPSESEPVPALATSAAAVAALTTAVEQANAIAPVDPDRSYLEAGGRLLMVSAVLAFLRERGHEGLGAYDFTLPVSLRTLAARLVSAEYEGWLAKIAELWQTELRLDTVGPDDDFFDLGGDSLTLAAVHGGLIEATGRDVAIVTLFEHPTPRSLAARLSSQA; via the coding sequence GTGTCCGTAGAACGGCGCGGTCCGCTCGGCGGTGCGCAGGAGTACGAGTGGTGGAAGATGCAGGACCCGAAGTTGCGCTCAAGCGACACCTCCAACGTCCCGGTGCGCCTGCTGCCCCCGCGGCCAATCGACGAGGCGACGGCGCGCGCGGCCGTGCTGCGGCTGTTGGAGCGCAACGAGGCGCTGCGGACCACGATCGAGCTCGGCCCGGACAACGTGCCGAGCCAAGTCGTGCATGCCGCGGCAGCGCTGGAATTCGACTTCCTCGACGACCCCACGCCACACGACCACCTGTACTACTGCCTCGATCGCGCGCAGGCAGAGCTCGACCCGTCAGTGTTCCCGGCCGTCACGGCGGCCGCGATCCGGCACGACGGCGCCGTGACCGAGGTACTGCTCGTCGTAGCGCACTGCTTCGTGGACGGGCGCAGCACGACGCTGCTGGCCGCGCAGTTCGTCGATATCATCAATGGGCTGACTGGCCATGCGGACACTGACATCTCGGGACCGCAAGCCCAGGCGCAGCCACTCGACTGCCCGGACATCGAACGCGCCTCGACGACCACGTTCTGGGAACAGGCTGCGGCGATCATGCCGACGAGCATGTTCACTCCCAGCCGCGAAGGCCTGTTCGACCGCCACGGGGCCGCGTACACCACAGACCGGCTGCCGGCGCTTCTCGCCCTGGTGGCGCGACGTCGAGCAACCACTCCGGCAGTCGTCTACCTGGCGACGATCCACGCGCTCCTCGCCGCGATGTCGGGAGGCCCGAGAAGCGTGGTACGCAACCACTTCGCAGGCCGCACGAAGGAGCAGAACGACGTAGTCGGCTGCTTCCACCGCATTCTGCCGATCGTCGTCGACGTCGAAGACCGACCCGATCTCGCCACGCTGATCGGCCGCGTGGCCGGACAGTCCCTGCGCGCCCATGCCCGGGCGCAGACCGGATTCCTCCAGCTGCGCGAGATCTTGGCCCTCGAGGAGCGCAGCCGCGGCGCGCTCTTCGCCGAGGGCGCCACGGTGAACTTCGCCTTCGACGACGCGTACGCACAGGCCGCCAAGGCCCCGGAAGAAGAGCTCGTCACCGCCATAGGTGAGTCGGCCGGTGAGCTCGAACTTCTGATGGGGCGCAACGAGACCACCGCCGACTACCGCGGCTTCGCGGGATATCTCATGGTCCGGATCGAAGACGGCGTCGCCAAGATCCAATCCAGCTTCAACCGTTACGTCTTCACTCCACGGCAGATGCGCGCCCTGCTCACCGGTCCGGAAGAGCTCCTCTTCGCACTCCTCGACGGCGAAGTGACCTGGCCGGACGTCGAGCGTCTGGCCGGCGTCGAAGGACCCGGACGCCTGCGGCACGCCCCGACTCTGCCGTCGGAATCAGAGCCCGTACCAGCGCTGGCGACGTCGGCCGCAGCTGTCGCGGCGCTCACCACGGCGGTCGAGCAGGCCAACGCCATCGCACCTGTCGATCCGGACCGCAGCTACCTCGAGGCCGGCGGAAGACTGCTCATGGTCTCGGCCGTGCTGGCGTTTCTGCGCGAGCGGGGCCACGAGGGCCTCGGCGCGTACGACTTCACACTGCCCGTCTCCCTGCGCACTCTCGCCGCACGCCTCGTCTCCGCCGAGTACGAGGGCTGGCTCGCGAAGATCGCAGAGCTCTGGCAGACGGAGTTGCGCCTCGACACCGTCGGCCCGGATGACGACTTCTTCGACCTCGGCGGCGACTCGCTGACGCTCGCGGCCGTACACGGGGGCCTGATCGAGGCGACCGGCCGCGACGTGGCGATCGTCACGCTCTTCGAGCACCCGACGCCGCGATCACTCGCGGCAAGGCTGTCGTCGCAGGCCTGA
- a CDS encoding DUF2690 domain-containing protein gives MVLLTGALTISLALNAVLLLSAGRRQQPSPKAATATSAPINDGTDPVANHCDDAVNLDVQQIRLRSSALIDGHRLRAGTSIGTITLRYSHQCAGAWARFDPADGLFEDPDEASITLGVGRPADGSQNTWRLGHIDQTYSDLLLTGMGCVQATATITVFDGNVTADGTTRCLPPMA, from the coding sequence GTGGTGCTCCTGACCGGCGCGCTCACCATCTCGCTTGCGCTCAACGCCGTCCTGCTCTTGAGCGCAGGCAGGCGGCAACAGCCGTCTCCCAAGGCCGCTACCGCGACGTCCGCACCCATAAACGACGGGACCGATCCCGTGGCCAACCATTGCGACGACGCGGTCAACCTCGACGTTCAACAGATCAGGCTGCGCAGCAGCGCGCTGATCGACGGTCATCGTCTGCGCGCCGGAACCTCGATCGGCACCATCACGCTGCGCTACTCCCACCAATGCGCCGGAGCATGGGCGCGCTTCGACCCGGCCGATGGGCTCTTCGAAGACCCCGACGAGGCGAGCATCACCCTCGGGGTGGGCCGCCCGGCAGACGGATCGCAGAACACCTGGCGGCTCGGGCATATCGACCAGACCTACAGCGACTTACTGCTTACCGGCATGGGTTGCGTGCAGGCGACGGCCACCATCACCGTATTCGACGGCAATGTCACAGCGGACGGCACCACGCGGTGCCTGCCGCCGATGGCATAG
- a CDS encoding LuxR C-terminal-related transcriptional regulator, protein MLEALGLGRSAQALYTAMVSNPAAGVAELAEAVGLGETEVHDLLEQLVELSLVRPSRQHEGRLWPVDPAVGLQALLRNRQEELAAGQAALDRSQAAVKTLMANFDVVAPGRSDSEHLTGLDAVQDRLNRLLAGARSEVLSLVPGGARPVEVLEAARDADAGLLGRGVPIRVLYQDAIRNDPPTAAYARWMSESGAQVRTAPLLPRRLLLVDRKTALVPLDPADERAGAVATTNRGVIDQLAALFEMLWARASPIVDALPVDPATGLTGLQQQLLALLAAGATDEMAGRQLGLGERTVRRIMADLMKQLNARSRFEAGLRAKERGWL, encoded by the coding sequence ATGTTGGAAGCGCTCGGCCTGGGTCGATCCGCCCAGGCCCTGTACACGGCGATGGTCTCGAATCCCGCCGCCGGCGTGGCCGAGCTGGCCGAGGCCGTCGGCCTCGGCGAAACCGAGGTGCACGACCTCCTCGAGCAGCTGGTCGAACTCTCGCTGGTGCGCCCGTCGCGCCAGCACGAGGGACGGCTGTGGCCGGTCGATCCGGCCGTCGGCCTGCAGGCGCTGCTACGAAACCGCCAGGAGGAACTGGCCGCCGGACAGGCGGCCCTCGACCGCAGTCAGGCTGCCGTCAAGACACTCATGGCGAACTTCGACGTCGTCGCTCCGGGGAGATCCGACAGCGAGCATCTGACCGGGCTGGACGCGGTCCAAGACCGGCTGAACCGCCTGCTGGCGGGGGCTCGGTCAGAAGTGCTCTCACTCGTGCCGGGAGGGGCGCGACCCGTCGAGGTGCTCGAGGCGGCGCGCGACGCCGATGCCGGGCTGCTCGGGCGGGGCGTGCCGATCCGCGTGCTGTATCAGGATGCGATCCGCAACGACCCGCCGACCGCGGCCTACGCACGGTGGATGAGCGAGTCCGGCGCGCAGGTGCGCACCGCGCCGCTGCTGCCGCGTCGGCTGCTGCTGGTGGATCGCAAAACCGCCTTGGTCCCGCTGGATCCAGCCGATGAGCGGGCCGGAGCCGTGGCCACGACCAACCGCGGGGTCATCGACCAGCTCGCCGCGTTGTTCGAAATGCTCTGGGCCCGGGCCTCGCCCATCGTCGACGCCCTCCCCGTCGATCCCGCCACCGGCCTGACCGGGTTGCAGCAGCAGTTGCTGGCGCTGCTGGCGGCCGGCGCCACGGACGAGATGGCGGGTCGGCAGCTCGGTCTCGGCGAACGCACGGTGCGGCGCATCATGGCGGATCTGATGAAGCAGCTCAACGCCAGAAGCCGCTTCGAAGCCGGGCTGCGCGCCAAGGAGCGCGGCTGGTTGTAG
- a CDS encoding CHAP domain-containing protein, whose protein sequence is MTRSVKSVRRVARLLAPVLVLPAAAFAAAGPAQAFSGTYQVTGADSQGLADLTKPHTGGTDGSVLLRWLANGANLTVVCQVDNGDQEDGRTQYGHPFTTWDQLSDGSYVYDWYTNTPTVATNGYSPGIPACGSGSVSIGNDYPSSWQNAGKDSFATSWGLNRECVSYAAWELYRLNGGKQTPTGTGSGSLPSDWSTYSIDVDSVYGNAGDWGSVAQSKGIAVNNSPTVGSIAWWTNGGNNGTFTVGHVAVVTAVNSDGSIVIAQYNLREDGLYSTLHIPAGGSAVDTSNGHGAFTVYWPNGFIHFNGR, encoded by the coding sequence ATGACCCGATCCGTGAAGTCCGTCCGCCGGGTGGCCCGCCTGCTCGCGCCGGTGCTCGTGCTGCCCGCCGCCGCGTTCGCCGCCGCGGGCCCCGCGCAGGCCTTCTCCGGCACCTATCAGGTGACCGGCGCCGACAGCCAGGGCCTGGCCGACCTGACCAAGCCGCACACCGGCGGCACCGACGGCAGCGTGCTGCTGCGCTGGCTCGCCAACGGCGCCAACCTGACCGTGGTCTGCCAGGTCGATAACGGCGACCAGGAGGACGGGCGGACCCAGTACGGCCACCCTTTCACGACCTGGGACCAGCTCAGCGACGGCAGCTACGTCTATGACTGGTACACGAACACGCCCACGGTGGCCACCAACGGCTACTCGCCGGGCATCCCCGCTTGCGGGAGCGGCTCCGTGTCGATCGGCAACGACTACCCGTCGTCCTGGCAGAACGCGGGCAAGGACAGCTTCGCGACCAGTTGGGGCCTCAACCGGGAGTGCGTCTCCTACGCCGCGTGGGAGCTCTACCGCCTCAACGGCGGCAAGCAGACGCCGACCGGCACGGGCTCCGGCTCGCTGCCGAGCGACTGGAGCACCTACTCCATCGACGTCGACAGCGTCTACGGGAACGCGGGCGACTGGGGGAGTGTCGCGCAGTCGAAGGGCATCGCGGTCAACAACTCACCCACGGTCGGGTCGATCGCCTGGTGGACCAACGGCGGCAACAACGGCACCTTCACCGTCGGGCACGTCGCGGTGGTCACCGCGGTCAACAGCGATGGCTCGATCGTGATCGCCCAGTACAACCTGCGCGAGGACGGGCTGTACTCCACGCTGCACATCCCGGCGGGCGGCAGCGCGGTCGACACCTCCAACGGCCACGGCGCATTCACCGTCTACTGGCCGAACGGGTTCATCCACTTCAACGGCCGCTGA
- a CDS encoding thioesterase II family protein, which translates to MITDPWFPFWSAQTGAALPRLYCLPSAGSGATMYRTWITDLADAYDVRPMQPPGRESRLGEAPFASFPRLAAAAAAAIAAQEPEDYVLFGHSLGALIAFEAARSLGAAGRPPRALVVSGSRAPHLRLVATPAHAPDKLDDDEACKDFMRMAEGTDEEILANRDLMDLLLPTLRADLRAGASYHYTEQPALNLPVLAIGGEQDPLARPDEVRAWSGHTAAEFDVRIYPGGHFFIQDAPGLLDRLRALVRAPRPLRVG; encoded by the coding sequence ATGATCACAGACCCCTGGTTCCCCTTCTGGTCCGCACAGACCGGCGCCGCGCTGCCGCGCCTGTACTGCCTGCCCTCAGCCGGTTCCGGCGCGACGATGTACCGGACCTGGATCACCGACCTCGCCGACGCCTACGACGTGCGGCCGATGCAGCCGCCGGGTCGGGAGAGCCGCCTGGGCGAGGCGCCGTTCGCCTCGTTCCCCCGCCTGGCCGCGGCGGCCGCGGCGGCGATCGCGGCGCAGGAGCCTGAGGACTACGTCCTGTTCGGGCACAGCCTCGGCGCCCTGATCGCCTTCGAGGCCGCGCGCTCCCTGGGCGCGGCCGGGAGGCCGCCGCGAGCGCTGGTCGTCTCCGGTTCGCGCGCCCCGCACCTGCGCCTGGTGGCCACGCCCGCGCATGCCCCCGACAAGCTGGACGACGACGAGGCCTGCAAGGACTTCATGCGCATGGCCGAGGGCACCGACGAGGAGATCCTGGCCAACCGCGACCTGATGGACCTTCTCCTGCCCACGCTGCGCGCGGACCTGCGAGCCGGAGCCTCCTACCACTACACCGAGCAGCCCGCGCTGAACCTGCCGGTCCTGGCGATCGGAGGCGAGCAGGACCCGCTGGCCCGGCCCGACGAGGTGCGCGCCTGGTCCGGGCACACCGCCGCCGAGTTCGACGTGCGGATCTACCCGGGCGGGCACTTCTTCATCCAAGACGCGCCCGGACTTCTCGACCGGCTGCGCGCACTCGTCCGCGCTCCGCGGCCGCTGCGCGTCGGCTGA
- a CDS encoding amino acid adenylation domain-containing protein, with product MPVRTYQPTADLDGPPLDAPASVLDLISAHWSSSAAAAPRAAVSGPEGELGYRELERVSAGIAAALLDAGARPGEPVIVRAGASAVAIAALLGVLRAGARFVAIDPAFPPERQERMIAASGARLALAGPDTGPMPAAHADSLRVLALAQIEPADGFHGPRLSADAPAYTCFTSGSTGTPKGAVISHGAIAASTAARLQHYPEAVTGFVLCSSLSFDSAYAGIFWTLAAGATLLIPSERAGDLGAIGRAAADPRASHLLIVPTLYAVALRGGLAARFARLAAVIVAGEACPRDLVRRHFELLPQVALDNEYGPTECAVWCTVHRCSAQDAVASGIPIGVPIPGARLRVRTAGLEPVPAGGIGELWVAGPGVAMGYAVDSAVIDPSGGGRFAVLDGERSYRTGDLVSVRPDGALDFHGRADRQLKLGGMRIELEEIEAALAACPGVAEAGIGVAAGPERKVLVAAVVASGEPVSAKTLRTHLLRRVPAAAVPSAFTTVADLPRQPNGKLDRIALDRLAAAGFSAGSR from the coding sequence GTGCCGGTCCGCACTTATCAGCCCACTGCCGACCTCGACGGGCCGCCGCTGGACGCGCCCGCCTCCGTCCTCGACCTCATCTCGGCACACTGGTCCTCGTCCGCCGCGGCCGCCCCGCGCGCGGCCGTCTCCGGGCCCGAAGGCGAACTCGGCTACCGCGAACTCGAGCGCGTGAGCGCCGGGATCGCCGCCGCTCTGCTCGACGCGGGCGCTCGGCCGGGTGAGCCGGTGATCGTCCGGGCGGGTGCGTCCGCGGTGGCGATCGCGGCGCTGCTCGGCGTGTTGCGGGCCGGCGCGCGCTTCGTCGCGATCGACCCGGCCTTCCCGCCGGAGCGGCAGGAGCGGATGATCGCCGCGTCCGGCGCGCGGCTGGCGTTGGCCGGGCCGGACACCGGCCCGATGCCGGCGGCGCACGCGGACTCGCTCCGGGTGCTGGCCTTGGCGCAGATCGAGCCGGCCGACGGATTCCACGGCCCGCGCCTGTCCGCGGATGCTCCCGCCTACACCTGCTTCACCAGCGGGTCCACCGGCACGCCGAAGGGCGCGGTCATCTCGCACGGGGCGATCGCCGCCTCCACCGCGGCCCGCCTGCAGCACTATCCCGAGGCCGTCACCGGCTTCGTGCTGTGCTCCTCGCTCTCCTTCGACAGCGCGTACGCCGGGATCTTCTGGACACTGGCGGCCGGCGCCACCCTGCTCATCCCCTCCGAGCGGGCCGGCGACCTGGGCGCGATCGGCCGCGCCGCGGCGGATCCACGTGCCTCGCACCTGCTGATCGTGCCGACGCTGTACGCCGTGGCCCTGCGCGGCGGGCTCGCCGCGCGGTTCGCCCGGCTCGCCGCGGTGATCGTGGCCGGCGAGGCCTGCCCGCGCGACCTGGTCCGCCGGCACTTCGAACTGCTGCCGCAGGTGGCCCTGGACAACGAGTACGGGCCCACCGAGTGTGCGGTCTGGTGCACGGTGCACCGGTGCAGCGCGCAGGACGCGGTCGCCTCCGGGATACCGATCGGCGTGCCGATCCCCGGGGCCCGGCTGCGCGTGCGCACCGCCGGACTCGAGCCGGTCCCGGCCGGCGGGATCGGCGAGCTCTGGGTCGCGGGGCCCGGCGTGGCGATGGGTTACGCGGTGGACTCGGCGGTGATCGACCCGTCCGGCGGCGGCAGGTTCGCCGTGCTCGACGGCGAACGCAGCTATCGGACCGGCGACCTGGTGAGCGTGCGGCCGGACGGGGCGCTCGACTTCCACGGCCGGGCCGACCGGCAGCTCAAACTCGGCGGGATGCGCATCGAACTCGAGGAGATCGAGGCCGCGCTGGCCGCCTGCCCCGGAGTCGCCGAGGCCGGCATCGGCGTGGCGGCCGGGCCGGAGCGCAAGGTGCTGGTCGCCGCGGTGGTCGCCAGCGGCGAGCCGGTCTCGGCCAAGACCCTGCGCACGCACCTGCTCCGGCGGGTGCCGGCCGCGGCCGTGCCGAGCGCGTTCACCACGGTGGCCGACCTGCCCCGGCAGCCCAACGGCAAACTGGACCGGATCGCGCTGGACCGGCTCGCGGCGGCGGGCTTCAGCGCCGGGAGTCGATGA
- a CDS encoding phosphopantetheine-binding protein translates to MITRAEAELGTEYAAPVTETQRRLTLLWADRLGIEPVGIEDDFFELGGDSMAAAELQLALEAGFGVEVAAAALFREPTIARLAALIDSRR, encoded by the coding sequence ATGATCACCCGCGCCGAGGCCGAGCTCGGCACCGAATACGCCGCACCCGTGACCGAGACACAGCGGCGGCTGACCCTGCTGTGGGCCGATCGTCTCGGCATCGAGCCGGTCGGGATCGAGGACGACTTCTTCGAACTCGGCGGCGATTCGATGGCCGCGGCCGAGCTCCAGCTCGCCCTCGAGGCCGGCTTCGGCGTGGAGGTCGCGGCCGCCGCGCTCTTCCGCGAGCCGACCATCGCGCGCCTCGCCGCGCTCATCGACTCCCGGCGCTGA